In Arthrobacter alpinus, a single window of DNA contains:
- a CDS encoding phosphodiester glycosidase family protein has protein sequence MNTSSPPTDHDSPTAGAATKKTPTRRVVLGGALGLLLSAGGATAWALDRFVVEHVEISDVDAYEASAAASQSTSTASAAETSGSDASGVVSEKGFTSQDVTLAIEQVTAGSGDETLNYFTAKIDLRDATALKSAFAQNSFGENITENTSAIAQDKDAIFAINGDYYGFRDTGIVIRNGVAYRDAGAREGLAFYRDGTVEVYDETATDAATLVANGVWNTLSFGPSLIENGAVKDGIDSIEVDTNFGNHSIQGLQPRTAIGVLGTNQLVLVVVDGRSTGYSAGVTIPDLAQIMLDLGATSAYNIDGGGSSTMYFNGALVNNPLGKNQERGTSDILYLAR, from the coding sequence ATGAACACTTCTTCCCCTCCCACTGACCACGATTCACCGACCGCAGGCGCCGCCACCAAGAAGACGCCCACCCGGCGCGTTGTCCTCGGCGGGGCGCTCGGCCTCCTCCTCTCCGCCGGTGGCGCCACGGCCTGGGCCTTGGACCGGTTCGTCGTAGAACACGTTGAAATCAGCGACGTCGATGCCTACGAGGCCAGTGCTGCCGCGTCCCAATCCACCAGCACGGCGAGCGCCGCTGAAACCAGCGGCTCCGATGCCTCCGGCGTCGTAAGCGAGAAAGGCTTCACCTCGCAGGACGTCACGCTGGCCATTGAGCAGGTGACCGCCGGAAGCGGCGACGAGACGCTGAACTACTTCACAGCGAAGATTGATCTGCGCGACGCGACCGCGTTGAAGTCGGCGTTCGCGCAAAACAGCTTCGGGGAGAACATCACCGAAAACACCTCCGCAATTGCCCAGGACAAGGACGCCATCTTTGCCATAAACGGTGATTACTATGGCTTCCGCGACACCGGAATCGTGATTCGCAACGGTGTTGCCTACCGCGACGCCGGCGCCAGGGAGGGCCTCGCCTTCTACCGTGATGGAACTGTGGAGGTGTATGACGAGACGGCCACCGATGCCGCAACCCTCGTGGCCAACGGTGTGTGGAACACTCTCTCCTTCGGCCCATCACTCATTGAGAACGGCGCCGTCAAGGACGGCATAGACAGCATCGAAGTCGACACCAATTTTGGCAATCACTCCATTCAGGGGCTTCAGCCCCGAACAGCCATTGGTGTCCTCGGCACCAATCAGCTGGTGCTCGTGGTGGTGGATGGCCGCTCCACGGGGTACAGCGCGGGAGTCACGATCCCGGACTTGGCTCAGATCATGCTGGATCTGGGTGCCACCAGCGCGTACAACATCGACGGCGGCGGTTCCTCAACCATGTACTTCAACGGCGCACTGGTGAACAACCCGCTGGGCAAGAACCAGGAACGCGGCACCTCCGACATCCTCTACTTGGCGAGGTAG
- a CDS encoding sensor histidine kinase, with protein sequence MAISASAGARNQRTHRLRTKLIVAVLALLAAICATIGIVSHLAMNNYLTAQIDSSLHESAARSAGPKGGPQGSPTEPSSGNPLPTGAPNPLDTRGQRPGTLRAVFAQGTPGTVIDSSVVQADGSAVALTTADLEQIQHLAPTGAATELTLSTGKYRLAASTTYIPTDGKLVVGFPTAERDSTLNSLAWTTVVVSVAGLALIGLVGTLIVRRSLRPLDELSAVATTVASLPLDSGEAAINVRIPPMAAAPGTEIGDVGVAFNNMLDHLTRSFAARHASEVKVRQFVADASHELRTPLTSIRGYTELVLLSEKLTPSGSAALHRVDSESRRMSALVEDLLLLARLDEGQRGEPETVDLTDLLMETTQDSKVAAQDHSWALALPEEPVLVFAVESELRQIIINLLSNAAKHTKAGTHIRVSLETAKGLATLSIEDNGEGIPQEFLDHIFTRFSRADASRASSRGSNSSGLGLAIVDALAQANQGTITVTSIPGRTCFTLQLPSR encoded by the coding sequence GTGGCTATTTCCGCGAGCGCCGGGGCGCGAAACCAGCGAACGCACAGGTTGCGCACCAAGTTGATCGTTGCCGTCCTGGCGTTGCTTGCCGCCATCTGTGCCACGATTGGAATCGTGAGCCATCTGGCCATGAACAACTACCTCACGGCACAAATCGACAGCAGCCTGCACGAATCCGCTGCACGCTCCGCCGGGCCCAAGGGCGGGCCGCAGGGATCCCCCACGGAGCCCAGCAGCGGAAATCCGCTTCCCACCGGGGCGCCCAATCCCTTGGACACCCGTGGACAGCGCCCGGGCACGCTGAGAGCGGTCTTCGCGCAGGGGACCCCGGGCACCGTCATCGATTCTTCTGTTGTTCAGGCGGACGGTTCTGCCGTGGCATTGACCACCGCGGATCTGGAACAGATTCAACATTTGGCACCCACCGGAGCGGCCACGGAATTGACCCTGTCCACCGGCAAGTACCGGCTCGCCGCCTCAACAACGTACATTCCTACGGATGGCAAACTCGTGGTGGGATTCCCGACCGCTGAGCGGGACTCAACGCTGAATTCACTCGCGTGGACAACCGTGGTCGTGTCAGTGGCTGGTCTGGCGTTGATTGGACTCGTAGGCACCCTCATTGTTAGGCGCTCCCTGCGCCCCTTGGATGAGCTTTCGGCGGTAGCAACGACGGTTGCCTCTTTGCCTTTGGACTCGGGCGAAGCCGCCATCAATGTGCGCATCCCGCCCATGGCTGCCGCCCCAGGCACCGAAATTGGGGATGTGGGAGTGGCCTTCAACAACATGCTGGACCACCTCACCCGCTCCTTTGCGGCCCGCCATGCCAGCGAAGTCAAGGTCCGCCAGTTCGTGGCCGATGCCAGCCATGAACTTCGCACCCCGCTGACATCCATCCGCGGCTACACGGAGCTTGTGCTGTTAAGTGAGAAGCTGACCCCGTCCGGATCCGCAGCCCTGCACCGGGTCGACAGTGAATCCCGGCGCATGTCCGCACTCGTGGAGGATCTGCTGCTCCTTGCCCGACTCGATGAGGGCCAGCGGGGAGAGCCGGAAACGGTTGACCTCACGGACCTACTGATGGAGACAACCCAGGACAGCAAAGTTGCCGCCCAGGATCACTCTTGGGCGCTGGCGCTCCCGGAGGAACCCGTCTTGGTCTTTGCCGTTGAGTCGGAACTGCGGCAAATCATCATCAACCTGCTCTCAAATGCCGCCAAGCACACGAAAGCAGGCACCCACATTCGGGTGAGCCTGGAAACTGCAAAGGGGCTGGCCACACTGTCCATTGAGGACAACGGGGAAGGCATCCCCCAAGAGTTCCTTGATCACATCTTCACGCGCTTCAGCCGGGCAGATGCCTCCCGGGCCAGTAGCCGGGGAAGCAACAGCTCGGGGCTTGGCCTAGCCATTGTTGACGCCCTGGCCCAAGCAAATCAAGGCACCATCACCGTGACCAGCATCCCCGGCCGGACGTGCTTCACGCTGCAGCTTCCAAGCCGGTAA
- a CDS encoding response regulator transcription factor, with product MTQTPRISFTDLPPLSHPDGSPIRALVVDDEASLTELISMGLRMAGWEVATAGDGAEALRTARTFRPDVLVLDVMMPGMDGIEALGKIREFATDIPALFLTARDGVHDRIAGLAAGGDDYVTKPFSMEEVMLRLHRLVQRSGIASSDNAEIVVGDLVLNFDTREVTRGGEDIDLTATQWELLRYLMENARRVVSKPQILDQVWHYDFGGQANIVELYISYLRKKIDAGRAPMIHTVRGVGYVLKPAK from the coding sequence ATGACGCAGACCCCGCGAATCTCATTCACCGACCTGCCGCCGCTGTCCCACCCGGATGGCAGCCCCATCCGCGCCCTGGTAGTTGACGATGAAGCGAGCCTGACGGAACTGATCAGCATGGGCCTGCGCATGGCCGGTTGGGAAGTTGCCACTGCGGGCGACGGCGCCGAGGCCCTCCGCACGGCCCGCACCTTCCGCCCCGACGTGCTGGTTCTTGATGTCATGATGCCCGGCATGGATGGCATCGAGGCACTGGGAAAGATCCGTGAGTTCGCCACGGACATCCCGGCACTTTTCCTGACAGCGCGCGACGGCGTCCACGACCGCATTGCGGGGCTGGCGGCCGGTGGTGATGACTACGTCACCAAACCGTTCAGCATGGAGGAAGTCATGCTGCGCCTGCACCGCCTGGTGCAGCGCTCCGGCATTGCTTCCTCCGACAACGCCGAGATTGTGGTGGGCGATTTGGTGCTGAACTTCGACACCCGTGAGGTCACCCGCGGCGGCGAAGACATTGACCTGACCGCCACCCAGTGGGAACTGTTGCGCTACCTTATGGAAAACGCACGACGGGTGGTCAGCAAGCCCCAAATCTTGGATCAGGTGTGGCACTACGATTTTGGTGGCCAGGCCAACATTGTGGAGCTTTACATTTCTTATCTGCGCAAGAAGATCGATGCCGGACGCGCCCCTATGATTCACACCGTGCGTGGCGTTGGCTACGTACTCAAGCCGGCTAAATAG
- a CDS encoding zinc-dependent metalloprotease, translating to MTPQSKTTSAPLPSMINWDLAAKTAANLTPAGPALKGAEIAAAVDNLRLMAETSVPHVHEISRLEAAKDLRDSEVLVVDRASWAKANTQSFAVMMDPVLRAIAAKQANTTQSGASNSNALSATVTGAQLGGVLAFMSSKVLGQYDPFAALAPSSSAAQQASGGRLLLVAPNIITVERELKVDPADFRLWVCLHEQTHRVQFAAAPWLRHHMLSEIEKLGELLVGDSEKFGERLLASAKSLGAKKGTSGSDVQDPSRGGVLDLLQNPEQKAALSHLTAVMSLLEGHANVVMDGVDQRIVPTVRTIRQRFNGRGKDRGVIEKFIRNLIGLDAKMRQYSDGAKFVRDVVAVSGMDGFNNVWTQAENLPTEPEIHNARLWIERMGL from the coding sequence ATGACTCCGCAGAGCAAAACTACTTCCGCGCCGCTGCCCAGCATGATCAATTGGGACCTTGCCGCCAAGACAGCCGCGAACTTAACACCCGCCGGTCCTGCGCTGAAGGGTGCGGAGATTGCCGCGGCCGTGGACAACCTCAGGCTCATGGCGGAGACGTCCGTTCCTCACGTTCATGAAATCAGCCGGCTCGAGGCAGCCAAGGATCTACGCGATTCCGAAGTGCTGGTCGTGGACAGGGCCTCCTGGGCCAAGGCCAACACCCAAAGCTTCGCCGTCATGATGGACCCGGTATTGCGGGCGATTGCGGCCAAACAGGCCAATACCACCCAGAGCGGAGCGTCCAACAGCAACGCGCTCAGCGCCACAGTCACGGGCGCCCAGCTAGGTGGCGTATTGGCTTTCATGTCCAGCAAGGTTTTGGGCCAGTACGATCCCTTTGCCGCCCTGGCGCCGTCGAGTTCGGCTGCGCAGCAGGCTTCCGGCGGTCGCTTGCTACTGGTGGCGCCCAACATCATCACGGTGGAGCGTGAACTCAAGGTTGACCCGGCCGATTTCCGGCTCTGGGTGTGCCTGCACGAACAGACCCACCGCGTGCAATTTGCTGCCGCGCCGTGGCTGCGCCACCACATGCTCAGCGAGATTGAGAAGCTCGGTGAACTCCTGGTGGGTGACTCGGAAAAATTTGGCGAACGGCTTCTGGCGTCAGCAAAGTCCTTGGGCGCCAAGAAGGGCACATCAGGCAGTGATGTACAGGATCCCAGTCGCGGCGGGGTCTTGGACCTCCTGCAAAATCCCGAGCAGAAAGCTGCGCTGTCCCATCTGACGGCCGTCATGAGCCTGCTTGAAGGCCACGCCAACGTCGTCATGGACGGGGTGGATCAGCGGATCGTGCCCACCGTTCGCACCATCCGCCAGCGTTTCAACGGCAGGGGCAAGGACCGCGGCGTGATTGAAAAGTTCATCCGCAACCTCATCGGTTTGGACGCGAAAATGCGCCAGTACAGCGACGGCGCAAAATTTGTGCGTGACGTTGTTGCCGTGTCCGGCATGGACGGCTTCAACAATGTCTGGACGCAGGCAGAAAATCTGCCCACGGAACCGGAAATTCACAACGCCCGGCTTTGGATTGAACGGATGGGCCTCTAG
- the tilS gene encoding tRNA lysidine(34) synthetase TilS, translated as MVGELLGLKTTGKNRPVENPPLILVGCSGGPDSLALAAVCAFFATRGEVRVGAVVVDHQMQDGSADIAQATAAQLRGLGLDPVLVRTVDLQHDGVGPEAAARAARFGALEEAALESGAKYVLLGHTLDDQAESVLLGLARGSGTRSLAGMRERRGMYLRPFLALRRHETLAICDALALAPWHDPANQDPAYLRVRVRNNVIPYLGSELGPGIAESLARSANILGHDADYLDELADAEYLKLAVRTPASEGGNDAGNGEITGGTQEIALSEDGLRGLAPALRMRVLALAVVELGGVQPSLERLGSAEKLLERKGSAGPVQLAGKVSAWRISRNQAVPHEGPGYGKLVLRRSR; from the coding sequence ATGGTGGGCGAGCTTCTCGGCCTGAAAACCACCGGCAAGAACCGCCCCGTTGAGAACCCTCCGCTGATCCTGGTTGGGTGCAGCGGCGGCCCTGACTCGCTGGCGCTGGCAGCTGTCTGCGCCTTCTTCGCCACCCGCGGCGAAGTTCGTGTGGGTGCCGTGGTGGTTGACCACCAGATGCAGGATGGAAGCGCCGACATAGCCCAGGCAACCGCGGCCCAGTTGCGGGGGCTCGGTCTTGACCCGGTTCTGGTGCGCACCGTTGATCTGCAGCACGACGGCGTTGGTCCGGAAGCGGCGGCCCGCGCCGCCCGCTTTGGCGCACTTGAGGAGGCGGCGCTGGAATCCGGGGCCAAATATGTCCTCCTGGGACACACCCTGGATGACCAGGCCGAGTCCGTGCTTTTGGGCTTGGCCCGCGGTTCGGGCACCCGTTCACTGGCCGGAATGCGTGAACGTCGTGGAATGTATCTGCGCCCCTTCCTTGCCCTGCGCCGCCATGAGACATTGGCCATATGTGACGCACTCGCCTTGGCCCCTTGGCATGATCCAGCGAACCAGGACCCGGCCTATCTGCGGGTCCGGGTCAGGAACAACGTCATCCCCTATCTGGGTTCCGAACTGGGCCCCGGGATCGCCGAATCCTTGGCAAGGTCAGCGAATATTCTGGGGCATGATGCAGATTATTTGGACGAGTTGGCGGATGCCGAGTACCTCAAGCTGGCTGTCCGCACCCCGGCGTCGGAGGGTGGAAATGACGCGGGAAATGGCGAAATAACTGGCGGCACGCAGGAAATTGCCCTGTCCGAAGACGGCCTCAGGGGACTGGCTCCGGCCTTGCGGATGAGAGTGTTGGCGCTGGCCGTCGTCGAACTTGGGGGAGTGCAACCAAGCCTGGAACGGTTGGGTTCTGCCGAAAAGCTGCTCGAGCGCAAGGGCTCCGCAGGACCGGTGCAACTGGCCGGAAAAGTCAGTGCCTGGCGAATCTCACGAAACCAGGCTGTTCCCCACGAGGGCCCCGGCTATGGGAAGCTAGTTCTTAGACGCAGCAGGTAA
- the hpt gene encoding hypoxanthine phosphoribosyltransferase, translated as MDSQDVQADLKHVLYTKEQIQTRVAELAAQIDADYQDRDVLLVGVLKGAVMVMADLSRALHSHVTMDWMAVSSYGSGTQSSGVVRILKDLETDLMGKHVLIVEDIIDSGLTLSWLRANLMSRGPASVEICTLLRKPDAAKVEIDVKYVGYEIPNEFVVGYGLDFAEKYRNLDFIGTLAPHIYE; from the coding sequence GTGGATTCACAAGACGTCCAAGCCGATCTTAAGCACGTTCTTTATACCAAGGAACAAATCCAAACCCGCGTCGCCGAACTGGCCGCACAGATTGATGCTGACTACCAGGACCGCGATGTCCTCCTGGTCGGTGTCCTCAAGGGTGCTGTCATGGTCATGGCCGACCTGTCCCGGGCGCTGCACAGCCACGTCACCATGGACTGGATGGCAGTTTCCTCCTACGGCTCCGGCACACAGTCCTCGGGCGTTGTTCGGATCCTCAAGGACCTGGAAACGGACCTCATGGGCAAGCACGTGCTCATCGTCGAGGACATCATCGATTCCGGCCTGACCCTGTCATGGTTGCGCGCCAACCTGATGTCGCGTGGCCCGGCCTCGGTTGAGATCTGCACCCTGCTGCGCAAGCCTGACGCCGCCAAGGTCGAGATCGACGTCAAGTACGTGGGCTACGAGATCCCCAACGAATTCGTTGTTGGTTACGGCCTGGACTTCGCTGAGAAGTACCGCAACCTGGACTTCATCGGCACCCTGGCGCCGCACATTTACGAGTAG